The Luteolibacter arcticus genome has a window encoding:
- the creB gene encoding two-component system response regulator CreB, with the protein MNVLLVEDEPAIADTLVYALKTECFEVHHALTGQEALDAFAAKPFDFAILDIGLPDMTGLDVCKKLRESSTVPVLFLTARDGEVDRILGLELGGDDYVTKPFSPREIVARIRAILRRSQNGSTAPASAKLPEVPTGVLHHDPAAMRIHCHGSELDLTAHEYKLLLVFMKNPRRVLSRDQLLDHAWADPGAVTDRTIDAHIKSIRAKLRTAKAGAEDLIQTRRGLGYLFVP; encoded by the coding sequence ATGAACGTCCTGCTCGTCGAAGACGAACCCGCCATCGCCGACACCTTGGTCTATGCGCTCAAGACCGAGTGCTTCGAGGTCCATCACGCGCTGACCGGCCAGGAAGCGCTCGATGCCTTCGCGGCCAAGCCCTTCGATTTCGCCATCCTCGACATCGGGCTGCCGGACATGACCGGCCTAGACGTCTGCAAGAAACTCCGCGAGAGCTCGACCGTCCCGGTGCTTTTCCTCACCGCCCGCGACGGCGAGGTGGACCGGATTCTCGGCCTCGAACTCGGCGGCGACGACTACGTCACCAAGCCCTTCAGCCCGCGCGAGATCGTCGCCCGCATCCGCGCCATCCTGCGGCGCTCGCAAAACGGCAGCACCGCTCCTGCTTCAGCGAAGCTCCCTGAAGTGCCGACCGGCGTGCTCCACCACGACCCGGCCGCGATGCGTATCCATTGCCACGGCAGCGAACTCGATCTCACCGCCCACGAGTACAAGCTGCTGCTCGTCTTCATGAAAAACCCGCGCCGCGTGCTCAGCCGCGACCAGCTCCTCGACCACGCCTGGGCCGATCCCGGTGCCGTCACCGACCGCACCATCGACGCCCACATCAAGTCGATCCGCGCTAAACTTCGCACCGCGAAAGCCGGTGCCGAAGACCTGATCCAGACCCGTCGCGGGCTGGGCTATTTGTTTGTCCCCTGA
- the creC gene encoding two-component system sensor histidine kinase CreC, protein MRLTRVTLFFIALIIGTGLYLLMRQQLSVVEPQTYQATEESMVDAAQLLAAFVEADLKAGDFDKERFEEAFHGATRRKFEALIHGHLKDHIRLGAYVTDARGVCLFDSGGRLEGSRLGHMRDVALTLGGKYGARSSRTDENNPFSSVLHVGALIGPIESPFGVLTVYKPQADVLPIVDARRRGIYWGTGLIGAGILFLVTAVFIWQYRPVGLLTEYAREIESGKRPPLPKLGAGKEVNTLARALESMREALEGRRYAERYVQTLTHEMKSPLAAIRGAAELLDEEMPEADRRRFLENIRAESGRAERLLNRLLELSALEGRSSLEETETVDLVPIVARAIDQAKPPASMARVTLDVSLPELPVNVRGDAFILRSAVTNLLENAIDFSPAGATVDIVLQPDGGITISDRGPGVPDYAREKIFERFYSLKHHSSGRKGTGLGLTLVKEAAELHGGSISIADREDGGTVAKLALPVVP, encoded by the coding sequence ATGCGCCTCACCCGCGTCACCCTGTTCTTCATCGCGCTGATCATCGGCACGGGTCTCTACCTGCTGATGCGCCAGCAGCTTTCCGTGGTGGAGCCGCAGACCTATCAGGCCACCGAGGAATCGATGGTCGATGCCGCCCAGCTCCTCGCTGCCTTCGTCGAGGCCGACCTGAAGGCCGGCGACTTCGACAAGGAACGCTTCGAGGAAGCCTTCCACGGGGCCACGCGGCGGAAATTCGAGGCGCTCATCCATGGCCACCTCAAGGACCATATCCGCCTCGGAGCCTACGTGACCGACGCCCGGGGCGTCTGCCTATTCGATTCCGGCGGCCGGCTGGAGGGCAGCCGCCTTGGCCACATGCGGGACGTCGCCCTCACCCTGGGTGGCAAGTACGGTGCCCGCAGTAGCAGGACGGATGAGAACAACCCCTTTTCCTCGGTGCTCCATGTGGGTGCCCTGATCGGGCCCATCGAAAGCCCCTTCGGTGTGCTCACCGTTTACAAGCCACAGGCCGACGTGCTGCCGATCGTCGATGCCCGCCGCCGCGGCATCTACTGGGGCACCGGGCTCATCGGTGCCGGCATCCTCTTCCTCGTCACCGCCGTCTTCATCTGGCAGTACCGGCCGGTCGGCCTGCTCACCGAGTATGCCCGCGAGATCGAGTCGGGAAAACGCCCGCCGCTGCCGAAGCTCGGGGCGGGCAAGGAAGTCAATACCCTGGCCCGCGCCCTGGAATCGATGCGTGAAGCACTCGAAGGCCGCCGCTACGCCGAGCGCTACGTCCAGACCCTGACCCACGAGATGAAGAGCCCGCTCGCAGCGATCCGCGGTGCGGCGGAACTGCTCGACGAAGAGATGCCGGAAGCCGACCGCCGCCGCTTCCTCGAAAACATCCGCGCCGAATCCGGCCGGGCCGAGCGCCTGCTCAATCGCCTGTTAGAGCTTTCCGCCCTCGAAGGCCGCAGCAGCCTCGAGGAAACCGAGACCGTCGATCTCGTTCCCATCGTCGCCCGCGCCATCGACCAAGCCAAGCCACCGGCCAGCATGGCTCGGGTCACCTTGGACGTTTCTCTCCCGGAGCTTCCGGTGAATGTCCGCGGCGATGCCTTCATCCTGCGCTCCGCGGTCACGAACCTGCTGGAGAACGCCATCGATTTCTCCCCCGCCGGAGCTACGGTGGATATCGTACTTCAGCCGGACGGCGGCATCACCATATCCGATCGCGGCCCGGGCGTCCCCGACTACGCGCGGGAAAAGATCTTCGAGCGCTTCTACTCGCTCAAGCATCACTCCTCCGGTCGCAAGGGCACAGGCCTGGGCCTCACCTTGGTCAAGGAAGCCGCCGAACTCCACGGCGGCTCCATCTCCATCGCAGACCGTGAGGACGGCGGCACGGTCGCCAAGCTGGCCTTGCCGGTCGTGCCATAA
- a CDS encoding sulfatase-like hydrolase/transferase, whose protein sequence is MPIRVSCLLLTLGCAVVQARPALEKPNIVVVLLDDSGYGDFSHTGNPTIHTPNVSRMVRDGANFPQFYSGSPACSASRYALMTGRNPHRSGLNSYALSPTAARHLHPKEVTLAEGLKERGYATGFFGKWHLGNPNPSNGNTPEALPLAHGFEVWEGTNVSNDYDPSSNLIRSKASGTEPVAGYEIIERDICKNVPVQEGLTRRYRDLGIQFIKDHKDKPFLLYIAPNMPHLPVHASEAFKGKSLRGPYGDCIEEIDEMMGALVTALEKEGVSQNTLVILTSDNGPWISHQNDVNHPKYGEARRLVGSALPFRDGKGSTWEGGVREVGVWYWPGTILPATVVRQPASTMDVLPTAFALAGEPLPAGRAIDGRDIRSYLNPSAFPGTVADFRYIYTGQPDSSIYGARMGPWKLHTRLFSQTGNNHGFAASNEKPLLFNVEEDPYERIDRASQEGAKVNELKGVIDAFHASFAAEKTFWD, encoded by the coding sequence ATGCCGATCCGAGTTTCCTGCCTGTTGTTAACCCTGGGCTGCGCCGTCGTCCAAGCGCGTCCCGCACTGGAGAAGCCTAACATCGTCGTAGTCCTTCTGGATGACAGCGGCTACGGCGATTTTTCGCACACGGGGAACCCGACGATTCATACCCCGAACGTCTCGCGGATGGTGCGGGACGGTGCGAATTTTCCACAGTTCTACAGCGGTTCGCCGGCGTGTTCAGCATCACGCTACGCGCTGATGACGGGACGCAATCCTCACCGATCGGGCCTGAACTCCTATGCGCTTTCACCGACGGCGGCGCGCCATCTTCACCCGAAGGAGGTTACCCTGGCGGAAGGATTGAAGGAGCGCGGCTATGCCACCGGCTTCTTCGGCAAGTGGCATTTGGGAAATCCGAATCCATCGAACGGCAACACGCCGGAGGCATTGCCATTGGCCCATGGATTCGAGGTATGGGAAGGGACCAATGTCTCCAATGACTACGATCCGTCTTCAAACCTGATCCGTTCGAAGGCCTCCGGCACGGAACCGGTGGCCGGATACGAGATCATCGAGCGCGACATCTGTAAGAATGTTCCAGTGCAAGAGGGCCTGACAAGGCGCTACCGCGACCTTGGCATCCAGTTCATCAAGGACCACAAGGATAAGCCCTTCCTCCTCTACATCGCGCCGAACATGCCGCATCTGCCGGTGCATGCGAGCGAGGCTTTCAAGGGCAAGTCATTGCGCGGCCCCTACGGGGACTGCATCGAGGAGATCGACGAGATGATGGGCGCGCTGGTCACGGCACTTGAGAAGGAAGGTGTCTCGCAAAACACGCTGGTCATCCTCACCTCCGACAATGGTCCGTGGATCTCCCACCAGAATGACGTGAACCATCCGAAGTACGGCGAAGCTCGTAGATTGGTTGGATCCGCCTTGCCATTCCGCGATGGCAAGGGCTCCACTTGGGAAGGGGGCGTCCGCGAGGTCGGCGTGTGGTACTGGCCGGGGACCATCTTGCCGGCGACGGTGGTGCGCCAGCCTGCCTCGACGATGGACGTGCTGCCCACCGCTTTCGCGCTTGCCGGCGAGCCGCTTCCTGCCGGCAGGGCCATCGATGGGAGGGACATCCGTTCCTACCTCAATCCCTCGGCATTTCCGGGGACGGTGGCGGATTTTCGGTATATCTACACCGGGCAACCGGACAGTTCGATCTATGGTGCGAGGATGGGCCCGTGGAAGCTTCACACTCGCCTGTTCTCGCAAACCGGCAACAACCACGGATTTGCGGCATCGAATGAAAAGCCGCTGCTATTTAACGTGGAGGAGGATCCCTACGAGCGGATCGACCGGGCGTCGCAAGAGGGCGCGAAGGTGAACGAGCTGAAGGGCGTGATCGATGCGTTCCATGCATCGTTTGCGGCGGAGAAGACGTTTTGGGATTAA
- the eutC gene encoding ethanolamine ammonia-lyase subunit EutC, whose product MNDEAHPLKQWTSARVGTGRTGGSLPHRELLGFRLDHAKARDAVHAPFDPASLAAELESLGHPLILAPSQASDRATYLQRPDLGRRLSPDGRERLIAAKGDYDLVLILADGLSATAAHRQGPLLLGALLPLLENWSLAPLVIAPFARVALQDEIGSTLGARAALILLGERPGLGSPDSLGAYLVHAPRPGNTDAKRNCVSNIRPEGLPPAAAAHRISWLLHESRRLGFSGVDLKDTSDVTRLI is encoded by the coding sequence ATGAATGACGAAGCCCATCCGCTGAAGCAATGGACCAGCGCCCGTGTTGGAACCGGCCGCACTGGCGGGTCCTTGCCGCACCGCGAGTTGCTTGGCTTCCGCCTCGACCACGCGAAGGCCCGCGACGCCGTCCATGCGCCCTTTGACCCGGCCTCGCTCGCCGCGGAATTGGAATCGCTCGGTCACCCGCTCATCCTCGCACCCTCGCAAGCCAGTGACCGCGCCACCTACCTCCAGCGGCCCGATCTCGGACGGCGGCTTTCACCGGATGGCCGCGAACGTCTCATCGCGGCCAAAGGCGACTACGATCTCGTGTTAATTTTGGCCGATGGACTCTCAGCGACCGCGGCCCATCGCCAGGGACCACTGCTGCTCGGAGCCCTGCTTCCGCTGTTAGAGAACTGGTCGCTCGCTCCGCTGGTGATCGCTCCTTTCGCCCGCGTCGCCCTACAGGATGAAATCGGTAGCACGCTCGGAGCGCGTGCCGCCCTGATCCTCCTCGGCGAACGGCCCGGCCTCGGTTCGCCGGACAGCCTCGGTGCCTATCTCGTTCACGCCCCCCGGCCGGGCAATACCGATGCGAAGCGCAACTGCGTCTCGAACATCCGGCCGGAGGGACTGCCCCCCGCCGCCGCCGCCCACCGCATCTCCTGGCTGCTGCACGAATCCCGGCGGCTCGGTTTCAGCGGCGTGGATCTGAAGGACACCAGCGACGTCACGCGCTTGATCTGA